Proteins from one Rosa chinensis cultivar Old Blush chromosome 7, RchiOBHm-V2, whole genome shotgun sequence genomic window:
- the LOC112178032 gene encoding uncharacterized protein LOC112178032, which yields MDLVGGRGRGRGRGRGRGRGRAPPVEMCEDEVETPEYELPVPPVINVEDATRLSKLAKEIYSLGAIPFKGGTDYMLADQWIENMKGYFQMVICDELEKRNITSFMLQEDARLWWNGTERMMDVTTLTWDGFVELFRQKYFPVTVRQQLERQFHSLTQGKLSVREYEVEFNRLYQFVRQLDPESLAMKFQLGLNPSIRRDVAILGLKELRLVVAKALTIEQENQILLEEQTVERDFQRKGKAVAENSHTTGKRSNFWKRQRTNQQAPTRAIVAAPTNGMPIRQVAPLKCFNCHELGHISRNCLKPKKIVCYTCGQAGHISRECPHQWDRGQRNQQRQQPQGQARVFAIGQGGTWVEGTLSIYNYLARVLFDMGASHSFISSSVVDVLGLISIPLTGSLCVTSPLGVSLELDMFCNDCPLWICGKEFSASLIVIPDHTYDVILGMDWLSPNHALIDCFRMIVSFRIPGQPVFHYHCLRSDIAMRTGTLAHIESGSSTSEISGIPVVSEYADVFQEIPGLPPKRVMDFSIDVIPGTAPVSKALYRLAPAELQELKVQIDGLLAQEFIQASVSYWLAPVLFVKKKDNSLHLCVDYRQLNKVTIKNRYPLPRIDDLFDQLREATVFSKIDLRSGYHQLRVKDEDIPKTAFRTRYGHYQFLVMPFGLTNAPAAFMDLMNRTFSPYLDQFVVVFVDDILIYSKSSDEHEKHLRIVLQTLKEKELYAKLEKCEFWQKEVKFLSHVVSKDGVSVDLSKVKAVMRYYRRFIEGFSSIASALTKLTRKDTQFVWTDECEKAFNELKTRLTTAPVLTIPTSGGGLVIYSDASHQGLGCVLMQNGGVVAYGFRQLKIHERNYPTHDLELAAVVFALKIWRHYLYGEKFELFSDHKSLKYLFSQKELNMRQRRWMELIKDYDFTLEYHPGKANVVADALSRKPRVIMASLMVQEWLILIIQGQTLDEFAQARIAEMTADPNVEGPCERAIGTDGGLRFRGRLYVPTVDNLKEEVMKEAHRS from the exons ATGGACTTGGTTGGAGGTAGAGGTAGGGGTCGAGGTAGGGGCAGAGGCAGAGGTAGGGGCAGGGCCCCTCCAGTCGAGATGTGCGAGGATGAGGTAGAGACACCAGAGTATGAACTGCCAGTTCCACCAGTGATTAATGTGGAGGATGCCACTCGCTTGTCGAAATTGGCAAAGGAAATTTATAGTCTGGGAGCAATTCCATTTAAGGGTGGCACAGACTATATGTTGGCAGACCAGTGGATCGAAAATATGAAGGGCTACTTCCAGATGGTGATTTGTGATGAGCTGGAGAAGAGGAACATAACATCGTTTATGCTTCAGGAGGATGCACGGTTGTGGTGGAATGGCACTGAGAGGATGATGGACGTGACCACTCTAACTTGGGATGGCTTCGTGGAACTCTTCAGGCAGAAATACTTCCCAGTTACAGTGAGACAGCAGTTGGAGAGACAGTTCCATTCACTAACTCAAGGGAAGTtgagtgtgagggagtatgaggTAGAGTTCAACAGGTTGTATCAGTTTGTGAGACAGTTAGATCCTGAGAGTTTGGCCATGAAGTTTCAGTTGGGGTTGAACCCATCGATTCGGCGTGACGTAGCCATTCTGGGACTAAAGGAACTAAGACTCGTTGTGGCTAAGGCATTAACCATTGAGCAGGAAAACCAGATTCTCCTGGAGGAGCAGACAGTTGAGAGAGATTTTCAGAGGAAGGGAAAAGCAGTTGCTGAGAATAGCCATACAACAGGCAAACGAAGTAACttctggaagagacagaggACTAACCAGCAGGCACCAACTAGGGCCATAGTCGCAGCACCTACTAATGGGATGCCTATTAGACAAGTGGCACCTCTGAAATGTTTCAATTGCCATGAGTTGGGGCACATTTCACGGAACTGCTTgaaaccaaagaaaatagtGTGCTATACTTGTGGTCAGGCAGGACATATCTCTCGGGAGTGTCCACATCAATGGGATAGGGGCCAAAGAAACCAGCAGAGGCAGCAGCCTCAAGGTCAGGCTAGAGTCTTCGCCATTGGACAGGGAGGCACATGGgtggaaggtaccttatctaTCTATAACTATCTTGCTAGAGTACTGTTTGATATGGGAGCCTCCCATTCCTTTATATCTAGTTCCGTGGTAGATGTATTGGGCTTGATTTCCATACCTCTTACTGGGTCATTATGTGTTACTTCACCTCTCGGTGTATCTCTTGAGCTTGATATGTTTTGTAATGATTGCCCTCTTTGGATATGTGGTAAAGAATTCTCTGCATCGTTGATTGTGATACCAGATCACACATATGATGTGATTTTGGGTATGGATTGGTTGAGCCCGAACCATGCATTGATTGATTGCTTTAGGATGATTGTGTCCTTTCGTATTCCGGGACAACCAGTGTTTCATTACCATTGTCTGAGGTCCGACATCGCCATGAGGACAGGGACTTTGGCTCATATTGAGTCAGGGAGTAGTACTTCTGAGATTTCAGGGATTCCTGTAGTTTCAGAGTATGCTGATGTGTTTCAGGAGATACCAGGGTTGCCTCCAAAAAGGGTAATGGACTTCTCCATTGACGTAATACCAGGTACTGCCCCTGTATCGAAAGCACTCTATCGGTTGGCTCCAGCTGAACTTCAGGAGTTGAAGGTTCAGATTGATGGATTACTTGCTCAAGAGTTCATACAGGCTAGTGTATCTTATTGGCTTGCACCAGTACTGTTTGTAAAGAAGAAGGATAATTCACTTCATTtatgtgtggattatcggcagCTGAACAAGGTGACCATCAAGAACAGGTACCCTTTGCCTAGAATTGATGACTTGTTCGATCAGCTTAGAGAGGCTACTGTGttctcaaagattgatttgagatcTGGATATCACCAGTTAAGGGTGAAGGATGAGGATATTCCTAAGACGGCATTTAGAACTAGGTATGGGCATTATCAATTtcttgtcatgccttttggtttaacTAATGCACCTGCGGCATTcatggacttgatgaaccgtaCGTTCAGTCCTTATTTAGATCAGTTTGTGGTGGTGTTTGTTGATGATATCTTGATTTATTCAAAGTCGTCTGACGAACATGAGAAGCATTTGCGGATTGTACTGCAAACATTAAAAGAGAAGGAGTTGTACGCCAAGTTAGAGAAATGCGAATTTTGGCAGAAAGAGGTCAAGTTCCTTAGTCATGTAGTTTCGAAGGATGGAGTTTCGGTGGATCTTTCGAAGGTTAAAGCGGTGATGA GGTATTACAGGCGATTCATTGAGGGGTTTTCTAGTATTGcttcggctttgaccaagttgacaAGGAAGGACACTCAGTTTGTATGGACGGATGAGTGTGAGAAGGCTTTCAACGAATTGAAAACAAGATTGACTACAGCTCCAGTGTTAACTATTCCTACTAGTGGTGGTGGTCTAGTTATCTATAGTGATGCATCTCATCAGGGTTTGgggtgtgtgttgatgcagaATGGTGGTGTTGTTGCGTATGGTTTTAGACAACTAAAAATTCATGAGCGGAACTACCCCACTCATGATCTAGAGCTAGCTGCAGTAGTGtttgccttgaagatttggagacACTATCTATATGGTGAGAAATTCGAACTCTTTTCtgatcataagagtttgaagtacCTGTTCTCCcagaaggagttgaacatgagGCAGAGGAGATGGATGGAGCTCATCAAAGACTATGATTTCACTTTGGAGTATCATCCTGGAAAGGCCAATGTAgtggcagatgctttgagtaggaagcCCCGAGTAATCATGGCATCGCTTATGGTACAGGAGTGGCTTATATT GATCATTCAGGGTCAGACACTTGATGAGTTTGCTCAGGCAAGGATTGCTGAGATGACTGCAGATCCGAATGTGGAGGGCCCTTGTGAGCGGGCTATTGGGACAGATGGAGGGTTGAGATTTCGTGGAAGATTGTATGTACCAACTGTTGATAACCTTAAGGAGGAGGTCATGAAGGAAGCGCATAGATCTTGA
- the LOC112175717 gene encoding methionine aminopeptidase 1A-like isoform X2, translated as MADVATQSCARCSKPANLQCPKCVELKLPREDAAFCTQDCFKASWSLHKSVHLKAKQSNRAGNPENEGWQYCMKKGQGRTPKLPYFDWTGTLRPYPISSKCVVPSHIDLPDWAADGIPKEEPSSDLQRVVEIKTPDQIERMRETCRNNRDICVP; from the exons ATGGCCGACGTCGCCACCCAGTCATGTGCTCGTTGCAGCAAACCCGCCAATCTTCA GTGTCCCAAGTGTGTGGAATTGAAGCTTCCTCGTGAAGATGCCGCTTTCTG CACTCAGGATTGTTTTAAGGCTTCATGGAGCTTGCATAAATCGGTACATTTAAAGGCCAAGCAGTCCAATAGGGCGGGAAATCCAGAGAACGAAGGCTGGCAATATTGCATGAAGAAAGGACAGGGTCGAACTCCGAAACTTCCTTATTTTGATTGGACAGG GACATTGAGACCATATCCTATATCTAGTAAGTGTGTGGTACCTTCTCATATTGATCTACCTGATTGGGCAGCTGAT GGAATCCCAAAAGAGGAACCCAGTAGTGACTTGCAGCGTGTTGTTGAG ATCAAAACTCCGGATCAAATTGAGAGGATGCGAGAAACTTGTCGA AATAACAG GGATATCTGCGTTCCTTGA
- the LOC112175717 gene encoding methionine aminopeptidase 1A-like isoform X1, whose product MADVATQSCARCSKPANLQCPKCVELKLPREDAAFCTQDCFKASWSLHKSVHLKAKQSNRAGNPENEGWQYCMKKGQGRTPKLPYFDWTGTLRPYPISSKCVVPSHIDLPDWAADGIPKEEPSSDLQRVVEIKTPDQIERMRETCRNNRFREHLLKSLYIFIAQTIEN is encoded by the exons ATGGCCGACGTCGCCACCCAGTCATGTGCTCGTTGCAGCAAACCCGCCAATCTTCA GTGTCCCAAGTGTGTGGAATTGAAGCTTCCTCGTGAAGATGCCGCTTTCTG CACTCAGGATTGTTTTAAGGCTTCATGGAGCTTGCATAAATCGGTACATTTAAAGGCCAAGCAGTCCAATAGGGCGGGAAATCCAGAGAACGAAGGCTGGCAATATTGCATGAAGAAAGGACAGGGTCGAACTCCGAAACTTCCTTATTTTGATTGGACAGG GACATTGAGACCATATCCTATATCTAGTAAGTGTGTGGTACCTTCTCATATTGATCTACCTGATTGGGCAGCTGAT GGAATCCCAAAAGAGGAACCCAGTAGTGACTTGCAGCGTGTTGTTGAG ATCAAAACTCCGGATCAAATTGAGAGGATGCGAGAAACTTGTCGA AATAACAGGTTTAGGGAACATCTCTTAAAGAGCTTGTATATTTTCATAGCTCAAACAATCGAAAATTGA